The following nucleotide sequence is from Roseofilum casamattae BLCC-M143.
AGAATTAGATATTCTTCCGGACTGATGGTGTTGGGAGCTGCGATCGTGAGTTTGGACTCGAATGCGATCGCTTGCCAACGCTAAGTTTCCTGAAATTAGGAGAACAATACCATTGCCTGTAGCAAGATTGACCCGCACTGTATGCCCTAACGCAGGCAAATTTGCCCCATCATGACCTACAGCACATTCATCAGCACTATGAGCAACATACAAAGTATGCCCTAAACCCCAATCCTCATGTGCTCCTGGCTGGGGAAAGGGGACTTGGAGATAATGGTAACGTCTAAGTACTCCAGCGAGGGAGAAATATACACCGGAACCGAAACGGATTCTTTTCAGCTATCAAGCGATTCAATTTATTGATAATATGAGAATAATAATCATTCGCTTTTCGGTAATTCTATCTTAGGGCAAAATCGAATGGACTCTATTACATCGATCGCGATCGCAGGGCCCCCCGGTAGTGGCAAAACCACTTGGATAAGTCAGTTCCTCCGCGATCGGCAGCGTCCTCTATTTTACTGCTGTCCGGGAATGGGAACGGATTCGGTAGATCGAGGAAGGATTGGCTATTGCTTTCCCTGGGTACAGTTGATTCCCGAGGAGCGAATTCCAGAGGTCTTCGCCGAGCTGCCAGACGGAGCGATAGTCTATCTGGAATTGGGTTTTCACCTGGATGTGACCGCGCCATTCCTGGCATCGCTGCCTTGCCATCGGGTCGCCGTCGTGCCCTCAAATTTGCCTGCATCGGAATGGCACGACTGGGCTGACGAGGTGGTTGTTGGTAATGAGATCGCGCCCTCTACGCCGGATGCTTCACTCCAGTTTTGGCGATCGCCCCTAACCGGACAAGTCTTTGATGCTCCTAGTTTAGACGAAATTTTAATCGAATTGACCGAGGGCGCTTACGGCCTGGTACAGCGAGTTAAAGGCATTTTTGAATTGCCCGACGGACGAGCTTTTTACGTGGATTTTGTGCAAGGGTTGTCCGGCATTGAATACATGGAATTGAAACTTCCGCGCTGGTTAGACGGTCGTCCCAGTCGCTTTAGTGGCATTGAGGTCGTTGGCGCGAACCTGCAGCAGAAAACCATTGGCGAAACCTTACTGGCTGGGTGTTTGTCCGATGCTGCGATCGCCCAGTACCAGGAACATTACAAAGCATTAATCTATACTGATACCAATCCAGAAGAGACGATCCTGACATGAAACTCGCCGTTATTTCCTGCATTCACGGCAACTATGAAGCCTTGAATGCTGTACTCTCCGATATCGACGCTTGCAAAGCAGACCAGATCTATTGCCTGGGCGATCTCGTCGGTTACGGTCCCCATCCCAATGCCGTCGTCGAAATGATTCGCTCTCTCGATATTCCCACCTGTCAGGGCTGTTGGGATGAAGATGTGGTCGAGGGTTTGAATGCCTGCGAATGCAGTTACCCGTCGCAACTGGCAGAGCAGCGCGGACGACTAGCACACGAGTGGACCGATAATGCTATCCATCCAGAGGTGCGAGAATACTTGGCAACCTTGCCCATGACCCTCCGACTGGACAATCTGTGCTTTGTCCATGGCAGTCCCAATAGCCAACATGAATATCTGCTACCGAGTATGGATGGCTTCACGGCTTTGGAGCGAGTCTTATCTGCTGATGCCGATGTGCTCTTCTGCGGTCATACTCACGTTCCCTACGTGCGGAACCTGGAAGATGGAACTCTAACCGTCCGCGTTCTGCAACCAGGTCAAGACGAGCTGGCAACGGAGTTTCAGACACCTATGAAGAAAATTGTGAATGCGGGGTCGGTAGGAGAACCGCGCCACGGTCGCCCGAATGCTACCTATGTGCTCTACGATACGGATACAGCCGAGGTGGAACTGAGAGAAATCTCCTACGACTACGAACAAACCTGCGCCGATATTATTGACAAAGGTTTGCCGCCGATCTTTGCTTGGCGTTTGGCTCGGGGTATGGAGTTTGCGGAACGTGCAGACGATCCGAGTCACGTCTGTCAGCGACAATCGGCTGCTGATTCCTGAGGCAAGTATCCCTCTTCTGTCACTCTCCGAAAAGCCTAAGCTTTTCGGAATCGTAGAGTGTAGACATGGCAAGCGATCGCGCCATTTTTTCTGAGTATTAATTACCAAGGGGCTGCCCAAAAGAATAGCTGGTTCTAGCGTGCCGCGATTCCAGATTCAATTTTGGCAAACCAAGGCATGATGGAGAAGTCAATCGTTCTTTTTCAATTCTAGCAATGGATAGTGCCACCGATCGCTTTTTCGTCGCCTTAGTCCTGCCGGAACCCCTGCAAGATACGGTAAACTCAATTAAGAAGGAATTTCGCGATCGCTACAACAGCCGCAAAGCCTTTAACTCCCCTCCCCATATCACCCTCATCCCTCCCTTCCACTGGCCGATGGCAGACATTCCGCACATCCAAGAGAGTGTGTACGAGTTTGTCGTCAATAGCTTTCCGCTCCCGGTTCCCATTCAACTGCGCGGGTTTGGCGCTTTTCCTCCCAAAGTAATTTTCGTCAATGTCATTAAAACCCCGGAACTAATGGCCTTACAAACCGCTTTAACTAACCATTTTCAGGACAATTTTCCCGACCTTCCACCTTCAAAACATCGCTCGTTTGAACCTCACGTCACCGTAGCGTTTCGCGACTTAAAAGCCACTCAATTTAAACAAGCCTGGCCTAACTTCGAGCATCGCACCTTTGAAGCGGATTTTATTGCATCCTACCTCCATCTTTTGCACCACAACGGACAACATTGGAATGTCTTTTCCCAAACTCC
It contains:
- a CDS encoding metallophosphoesterase family protein, with product MKLAVISCIHGNYEALNAVLSDIDACKADQIYCLGDLVGYGPHPNAVVEMIRSLDIPTCQGCWDEDVVEGLNACECSYPSQLAEQRGRLAHEWTDNAIHPEVREYLATLPMTLRLDNLCFVHGSPNSQHEYLLPSMDGFTALERVLSADADVLFCGHTHVPYVRNLEDGTLTVRVLQPGQDELATEFQTPMKKIVNAGSVGEPRHGRPNATYVLYDTDTAEVELREISYDYEQTCADIIDKGLPPIFAWRLARGMEFAERADDPSHVCQRQSAADS
- a CDS encoding 2'-5' RNA ligase family protein, with translation MDSATDRFFVALVLPEPLQDTVNSIKKEFRDRYNSRKAFNSPPHITLIPPFHWPMADIPHIQESVYEFVVNSFPLPVPIQLRGFGAFPPKVIFVNVIKTPELMALQTALTNHFQDNFPDLPPSKHRSFEPHVTVAFRDLKATQFKQAWPNFEHRTFEADFIASYLHLLHHNGQHWNVFSQTPFNSDLLPDPEI